In Vibrio sp. FE10, the following are encoded in one genomic region:
- the mshL gene encoding pilus (MSHA type) biogenesis protein MshL, whose product MRKLVVAILVSSLVGCSMGHRDPVEIKESLNESINEANSKALHELPSSVQDDLMPQLDSDSMSPSMETVKRFRIQANGVEARTFFASLVKGTEYSAAIHPSVAGNLTLNLTDVTLDEVLAVAQDMYGYDIEKRGKVIQVYPAGLRTVTIPVDYLQVKRSGRSLTTITTGTISNSDSNSSSSSNSNSNSSNSSNSSNSSNSSNSTSNGGTEIETTSESDFWPQLEAAVAHLIGSGEGQSVVVTPQASVITVRAYPDEIREVREFLGISQKRLQRQVILEAKIMEVTLSDGYQQGISWSNLSKSIGSGGVVIDRPGGTLPPLDAISSLLGGQTNVTISDGSFEAVLSFMDTQGDLNVLSSPRVTAANNQKAVIKVGTDEYYVTDLSSSVGSGDNANVAPEVELTPFFSGISLDVTPQIDDKGSVFLHVHPAVIEVEEEVKELNLGSTTGLVQLPLAKSSIRESDSVIRAKDGDVVVIGGLMKSNTSDVTSKVPFLGDIPALGHLFRNTSQLTQKTELVILLKPTIVGVNTWQSELERSRDLLQEWFPDEE is encoded by the coding sequence ATGCGTAAACTTGTAGTAGCAATTCTAGTGTCATCTTTAGTCGGTTGTTCAATGGGGCATCGTGACCCTGTTGAGATAAAAGAGTCTTTGAACGAATCCATTAATGAAGCGAATAGTAAAGCACTTCATGAGCTTCCTTCATCGGTTCAAGATGACCTCATGCCACAACTTGATTCAGACTCTATGTCTCCGAGTATGGAAACGGTTAAGCGCTTTCGTATTCAGGCGAACGGTGTCGAAGCAAGAACCTTCTTTGCTAGCTTAGTCAAAGGGACTGAATACAGTGCTGCTATTCACCCAAGCGTGGCTGGAAACCTTACGTTGAATCTAACCGATGTGACGTTAGATGAAGTGTTGGCTGTTGCTCAAGATATGTATGGCTACGATATTGAGAAGCGTGGCAAAGTGATTCAGGTTTATCCTGCAGGTCTTCGAACGGTAACGATTCCTGTCGATTACTTACAAGTGAAGCGTTCTGGTCGCTCATTAACGACGATTACCACCGGCACGATCTCTAACTCAGACTCTAACTCTTCAAGCTCTTCAAATTCGAACTCAAACTCGTCGAATTCATCTAACTCTTCTAATTCGTCCAATTCATCGAATTCGACGTCGAATGGCGGAACAGAAATTGAAACGACATCTGAAAGTGATTTTTGGCCACAGCTTGAGGCTGCAGTTGCTCACCTAATCGGATCTGGTGAAGGACAAAGTGTCGTGGTTACCCCACAAGCCAGTGTAATTACGGTACGTGCTTACCCTGATGAAATTCGTGAAGTTCGAGAGTTTTTAGGCATTTCTCAGAAACGTTTGCAGCGCCAAGTTATCTTAGAAGCCAAAATCATGGAAGTGACCTTGAGTGATGGCTACCAACAGGGGATTAGCTGGTCCAATTTATCTAAGTCGATTGGTAGCGGCGGTGTTGTAATTGACCGACCTGGTGGAACATTGCCTCCTTTAGATGCAATCAGCTCTTTGTTAGGCGGACAAACCAACGTAACTATTTCAGATGGCAGCTTTGAAGCGGTTTTGAGCTTTATGGATACCCAAGGTGATTTGAATGTTCTATCGAGCCCGCGAGTAACGGCGGCGAATAACCAAAAAGCGGTTATCAAAGTGGGTACTGATGAGTATTACGTAACAGATTTATCAAGTTCGGTTGGCAGTGGTGATAATGCGAATGTTGCTCCTGAAGTCGAGCTGACTCCATTCTTCTCTGGCATCTCTTTGGATGTGACTCCTCAGATAGATGATAAAGGTAGCGTATTCTTACATGTTCACCCTGCCGTTATTGAGGTAGAGGAAGAAGTGAAAGAGCTCAACCTAGGTTCAACAACGGGCTTGGTGCAGCTTCCTTTAGCTAAAAGCTCTATTCGTGAGTCTGACTCAGTGATTCGTGCAAAAGATGGCGATGTGGTTGTGATTGGTGGATTAATGAAATCAAATACCAGTGATGTGACCTCTAAAGTCCCATTCCTTGGTGATATCCCAGCGCTCGGTCACTTGTTCCGTAACACCAGTCAATTAACTCAAAAAACTGAGCTTGTGATCTTATTGAAACCGACCATTGTGGGCGTCAATACTTGGCAGTCTGAGTTGGAGCGTTCTCGAGACCTTCTACAAGAATGGTTCCCTGATGAAGAGTAG
- a CDS encoding ExeA family protein, which yields MYQAHFGFEQLPFTLTPNTDFFYGLAPHFEAIQTVISALEMGEGVIKVTGEVGTGKTMVCRMLVNHLQDCTALIYLPNPMLSGADLRQAVAKELDVVVENEATLVDSIQHKLIGLHSSGLRVVAIIDEAQALSDEALETLRLFGNLETEDKKLLQIVLLGQPELDIRLEAYHLRQFRQRISFSSTLRPLNLDEAVAYIDNRIAKSGGNQNLFSLNHKKAIWRSSLGIPRLINQLCHKALLLSFSEDKKTLENQHLFAAMHETYDVCKPKFKTPILWGWN from the coding sequence ATGTATCAAGCTCATTTTGGCTTTGAACAACTGCCGTTTACTTTAACGCCAAATACCGACTTCTTTTATGGTTTAGCGCCTCACTTTGAGGCGATTCAAACGGTTATCTCGGCGTTAGAGATGGGTGAGGGCGTGATCAAGGTTACTGGTGAGGTCGGTACGGGAAAAACGATGGTATGCCGAATGTTGGTGAACCATCTACAAGACTGTACTGCGCTAATCTACCTTCCCAACCCAATGCTATCTGGTGCTGACTTGCGTCAAGCAGTCGCTAAAGAGCTGGATGTTGTGGTTGAGAACGAAGCGACCTTAGTCGATAGCATTCAGCATAAATTGATTGGGTTGCACAGCTCGGGGCTAAGAGTCGTCGCGATAATCGATGAAGCTCAAGCTCTATCGGATGAGGCACTCGAAACATTAAGGTTGTTCGGTAATTTAGAGACAGAAGATAAGAAATTATTACAGATAGTGTTACTCGGACAGCCTGAATTGGATATCCGCTTAGAGGCTTACCACCTTAGGCAATTTCGTCAAAGAATCAGTTTTAGCTCAACTCTAAGGCCGCTTAATCTTGATGAAGCGGTAGCTTATATCGATAACCGAATAGCCAAGTCGGGTGGCAATCAAAACCTATTTAGTTTGAATCATAAAAAAGCAATCTGGCGCTCTTCTCTAGGAATTCCAAGGTTGATTAATCAGTTGTGTCACAAAGCCTTGTTGCTTTCGTTTAGCGAAGATAAAAAAACGCTTGAAAACCAACACCTATTTGCTGCAATGCACGAGACATACGATGTATGTAAGCCTAAATTTAAAACGCCAATACTGTGGGGTTGGAATTAA
- a CDS encoding tetratricopeptide repeat protein, protein MSVINNALSELAKKESTTSIEAAVVPKVKTRSPLVWVVGGFTLSLAMGGWAVSQAPKLDNPISVSAPQVEVSLVDSSGQVNRVVTPAMPLSPTQKLVDVDSELTSVTSHSMVQKPQPSVTTQSIAAKSRVDQSIKAKTTSVAEQSNAPKALKVAPQEPIYVASVSKQKSSSLNEQASVETPAAAENSAGNGMLIEQIELTSQQLSDNAVGRAQKALDANDLAGALKGYTEALRYTPRNEDVRQKLAILYFGKGDTRKAYELYQSGIKLNTNSEKLRLGLSKLLVKANQAEAALSPLVHLPPNPSKDYLAMRAALSQKSQQEEIALESYQKLVEVDSANARWWLGLAIQQERQLDFSAAKESYQGALTRVGISSQSQNFVRDRLKIIDALEENDDAN, encoded by the coding sequence ATGAGCGTCATTAATAACGCCTTGTCTGAGTTGGCAAAGAAAGAATCAACAACATCGATAGAAGCGGCTGTTGTGCCTAAAGTCAAAACGCGCTCGCCATTGGTTTGGGTTGTGGGTGGTTTTACCTTAAGTTTGGCAATGGGCGGTTGGGCGGTGTCTCAAGCCCCTAAACTTGATAACCCCATTTCAGTAAGTGCTCCACAGGTAGAGGTGTCGCTTGTTGATAGTTCGGGGCAAGTTAATCGTGTTGTTACGCCAGCGATGCCTTTGTCTCCAACTCAAAAACTGGTTGATGTCGATTCTGAACTTACGTCAGTGACATCTCATTCTATGGTTCAAAAACCTCAACCATCCGTAACAACTCAATCTATAGCCGCTAAGTCGCGAGTAGACCAGTCAATAAAAGCTAAAACGACCAGTGTCGCGGAACAGTCAAATGCCCCTAAAGCGTTAAAAGTCGCTCCTCAAGAGCCGATTTATGTGGCAAGCGTATCGAAACAAAAGTCTTCGTCACTCAATGAGCAAGCGAGTGTAGAAACGCCTGCAGCAGCAGAAAATTCAGCTGGCAATGGCATGTTGATCGAGCAGATTGAGCTGACTTCTCAACAGCTATCCGATAATGCAGTAGGCCGAGCTCAGAAAGCTCTCGATGCGAACGATCTTGCTGGGGCTCTAAAAGGCTATACCGAAGCTCTGCGTTACACCCCTAGGAATGAGGATGTTCGCCAGAAACTTGCGATTCTCTATTTTGGTAAGGGTGATACTCGTAAAGCCTATGAGCTTTATCAATCCGGAATCAAGCTGAATACCAATAGTGAAAAGCTACGTCTTGGTTTATCAAAATTGCTCGTCAAAGCGAATCAAGCGGAAGCCGCCTTGAGTCCATTAGTACATTTACCGCCCAATCCGTCCAAAGATTATTTAGCAATGCGTGCGGCTTTGAGTCAAAAATCACAACAAGAAGAGATTGCCTTAGAGAGTTACCAAAAGTTGGTCGAAGTCGATTCAGCCAATGCTCGCTGGTGGCTAGGTCTTGCGATTCAACAAGAGCGACAGCTTGATTTTAGTGCCGCTAAAGAGTCATACCAAGGCGCTTTAACTCGAGTTGGTATTTCATCTCAATCGCAAAACTTTGTCCGCGATAGATTAAAAATAATCGATGCCTTAGAGGAGAACGACGATGCAAATTAG